In Aspergillus fumigatus Af293 chromosome 6, whole genome shotgun sequence, the genomic window GGCATAACGCCATTGCAGGTACTGGCTGGGAGTCTTCTCGAGATGCATTTCAACGTGCTCCAGAGCGTGCTGCTTGATGTATCCGATCCGAAGGTTGGGGTGCTTCTCAACCTTTCCTGTCTGGGGAATCGTCTCACCCGTCAACATCTTGATGAAAGTCGATTTACCAGCACCGTTTCCACCAATGATGGCGACGCGAGACGAGAGGGAAAGCGAGAGGGAGGCGTCAACCAGCGACGGCTTGCTCGCACCAGGGTAGGTATAAGAGCAGTTGGTCATTCGAAGGATGGAGCGGGTGTTGGACTTGATGCCGGACAGGATCCCGGGGGGAGGGAACTTGAATTGCACCATGCTGGAGGACAGGGTGTAGTAGCTCTTGGCTTCGGGCTTCTGCTTGACAAAAGCGGCCAGGTTGCCCTTGTAGTGGACCAGCTTCTTTCCTTCGTAGTGGTAGATGTCGGTGCAGACCTCGTCCAAGAATCCAGAGTCGTGACTGACAATAAGACTGGTGATGTCAGTGTGCTTCTTCAGGTACTCCTGCAGCCACTTGACGTTGGCGACATCGAGATGGTTAGTCGGTTCGTCCAGAAGCAGCACATCAGCCTTCATGAGCATAGCACGGGCCAAAGCcagcttcatcttccaaccaCCAGAGAGGGACCCAACACGCTGGTTCTGTCTTCCCTCGGGGCCATCGGTAAATCCGAATTCGAGGAGAATACGGCTAATGTGTTCTTGTCCGGCTTCGGCAATCTTGGGGTCCTTGGACACATATTCGATGATGCTCAGATCGGCGTCTTCGCCCTGATTGTGCTCGACGAAGCACGTGCGGACCACATCCTGCGGAGGGAACCCCTCGAGCTTCTCATTGGCAATACTGCGCATGAGGGTAGACTTGCCGGCACCGTTCCGACCACAGAGGCCGTAGCGGTGGCCCTTGAGAAGACGAAGGTTCGtgtgagaaaggagaagcatTCCTCCGTAAGCGAGGGAGAAGTTGGCGTTGACAATCTCCACCTCGTTGGGGTCGTCAGGAACGGGCTTGCCAAACTTGCGGTGATCTTCCTCGATGAAGTGCTCCTGGACGGCCGAAGCGACAGCCTCGTGCTTGTCATCCTGGAGGAGTCCACGAAGATAAGGGCCAACACAGGCAGGAATGCGATCGTGCATTCTGGCGTTGACATCCTCGCGCACCATCTCAGCGATGTAGCTCTTGCCGAGCTCGAAGAGGGTGTGCTCGCTGGGCACTGCAAGGCCACcgttctccttgatcttggccTCAAGCACAGTGAGAACATCTTCAGCGGTCGTCTTCGCCACGGAGCCGGCCGCCAGGCTGCTGTCACCCATAGCTTTGTCGATGACATTCATGGCGCGGGTCGCGAGTTCTCTGACTTCTGGTAGCGAAGCGCGATCCTTGACCGCCTGGACACCGGGCTTGAGTTTGGGCAAGAAGGTGCGTGCTTCCGCCGGGTCATGGACCAATTTGGTCAAGTTCTCCACAACGACCACGGTGCGGCGCAGGGTCTCCTGGGGCGTCGTGGGGGCATTCAGGGAACGTTCGAGCAACGGGGTCAAAAGGGCGAGGACGGGCGAGGTGACGATGGCGACAAAGGTAGTCTGAGACAGGGCGTGGATAGCGTTTTGCAAAGTCTGTTCGGAAGGCTGCTCCATGGTCTTGATAAGCAGGGGAATGCGAGGAGCGACATCGTCGTTGTCCAGCAGGGTAGTGAGTGCAGTCATGGTTTTGCTGGCCTGCTTGGCCACTTCGTTCTTGAGATCGTGCATCCCAGACTCAACCAGGGGAATCAGCTCCTTGAGAGTCTTGCCCATGGCGCTGCGCAGAAGATCCTTCTggcgctcctcctccatggtTCCCATACCAATCTGCgccttgatggccatctTTTCCAACAAGGCATACGCACCAACGAAGCCCTGCCATTTACCGGAGCTCTTGTTGAGATATGCCGAGAGGGCGGGAATGAGAGCGTTGACCAACGACTCTGGTTTCAAGCAATCAAAGAGCGCGTCGATGGCGTACTGGGCCGCATCGCGCACGACGGCGCCCTTGTCAGCCAGGGAATCGAGTGCCAGATTCAAGACACCACCatcctgaagaagaaagacgacTTCGCTGAGGGGGTGCTCGCGAGGAAAACGCTCGAACAGGGCACCAATGATCAACATGGCACTCTCACGTCGGGCACCGCTCTTCTTATCGGTGGCAGCCCTTTTGATCTCCGGGAGGATGTTGTATCTTTGAAGACCAAACGTTCCGACGCTCTGGATGAGAAGGTTGGTCAGCCCGTAGGCAGCATCGAGAGACTGTTGTGAGGTCTCGGCCGTGAAGATTGTGTTCATAAGCGAGGAAACCTCCTCGACGGTGGGAGGGACTCCCGAAGGAGTTTTCGAGACAACGACAGGTGCGGACATCTCGGAGTGAGGCATTATCATCGGttttgaggaggagagcgGAGAGtgtcaaaaaaaaaggtgcTTCTTAGTCTGTTGAAGCGAGCCGACGAGGATTATGTTCGTTTGAGACGACGGCGGGAAAACGAACGATTAGGGGAGGGTATATACGACGATTGAGCTGGAGGGTGAAATTAACGTCCTTCCCCCGAGGACAGGTCGTCTAAAGCAAAAAGACAAAGTCTAGGGTatatgagaagaagaatgaaaaacaaacaacaaagaagaaaaacgaAAGACTTGAAAAGTCAAGGCCGACGCTGGATGATGGAGGGGTCTCCACTATCTCGCTTTATcaacaagaaaaaaaaaattcgTGCCAGCGGTCGAAAATTTCGGCCTGAGGCGATTCAGGGGGCAATGGCCAATCAGAGCTCACCGCCAGCACATGCGGACGGTGATTTGCTCATTGGATCATGTGGCGTGTGGCTGGAGGATCCTCCGCCACAACAAGGCTGAGCGGCCAGTTGCTGCCTGAGTTAAACCTGactgcctcaggcataaaCTACCCCGGTCTTGGCCTTTCCTAATCGGGACTCCCCGCATGGCAACAGAACCGAGCAGTCAGGAATATCTCTGACAGTATACGTGCAGGGGGGAACTACAATCTTGTATtgcttgttgttgttgataGCCTTTCTACGAGCCGTCCATCCCAGAATAGATTTGAACGTGGGAGAGTCAGTAAACATGGAGTGATTGAGTATTCCTATCCCTACCCCAGACCCACGAATACCCGAACCCCTCGTGTGATAACCGACCGTTGTATGGACTGCCTCTGTATGTCAACAACAAAATGGATAAACCGTCGAGAATCTTGTGAGTCGATCTTCATCGGGATTGTCTCAAGATCAATTACTTCGTCAGCATTCTTGAATCAACCGTTGGACCGAACACCGGCCATGCAACACCGGTAATGCCATGATCTTGTTCATTGCTGGTCGCTGATCCGCCGACCGCCAACTCCGCATGCAGCCGCTTGTTGCCTCGGTTTTGAACTGACTTCCCCCCTGCCGTCTACTGGCAGTCCACTGGGTAGCTCCGCGGTCAACCGGAGGTGCCGAGCTCATGcttgctcttttcctccttgTTTCGctgagctttttctttcgCTCTCTTCTCTCGTTTCCCCCGCCATCTTTTTCTCAGACCATCCCTTGATAGCATCCCATCACAATGGCCATGACAATGAGATCGACACGCCATGCATCCAAGCTGGCTCAGGTGAGCATCCAACCTGTTAACAGTCGCATGCAGGAACTCACGCTGTCAATTCTTCTAGACTGCCCGCTTGGCTCTCACCAACTCCCGCAGATACTCGACGGCCGAGCCAGATCTCAAGACCGCTCTGAAGGCGGTTATTCCCGCCAAACGCGAGCTGTTCAAGCAGGTCAAGGAGCGTAGCGATGAGGTGATTGGTGAGGTCAAGGTCGCCAACGTCATTGGCGGCATGCGCGGTCTCAAATCCATGCTCTGGGAGGGTTCGGTGCTGGATCCTGAAGAAGGTATCCGATTCCACGGCAAGACCATCAAGGACTGCCAAAAGGAGCTCCCCAAGGGCACATCAGGCACCGAGATGCTCCCCGAGGCCATGTTTTGGCTGCTCTTGACGGGCCAGGTCCCCTCGACCAACCAGGTCCGCGCGTTCTCGCGAGAGCTGGCCGAGCAGTCCCACCTGCCGCAGCATATTTTGGACCTGATCAAGTCCTTCCCCCGGTCCATGCATCCCATGACCCAGCTGTCCATTGCCGTGGCGGCCCTCAACACCGAGTCCAAGTTCGCCAAGGCCTACGAGAAGGGCCTCAGCAAGGCCGACTACTGGGAGCCCACCTTTGACGACAGCATCTCGCTGCTGGCCAAGATCCCGCGAGTCGCGGCGCTGGTCTTCCGCCCGGACGAGGTGGACCAGGTTGGTACCCAGGCTCTGGACGCTAGCCAGGACTGGTCGTACAACTTCGCCGAGCTCCTGGGCAAGGGCGGCAAGGAGAACCAGGACTT contains:
- a CDS encoding putative mRNA-nucleus export ATPase (Elf1) — translated: MIMPHSEMSAPVVVSKTPSGVPPTVEEVSSLMNTIFTAETSQQSLDAAYGLTNLLIQSVGTFGLQRYNILPEIKRAATDKKSGARRESAMLIIGALFERFPREHPLSEVVFLLQDGGVLNLALDSLADKGAVVRDAAQYAIDALFDCLKPESLVNALIPALSAYLNKSSGKWQGFVGAYALLEKMAIKAQIGMGTMEEERQKDLLRSAMGKTLKELIPLVESGMHDLKNEVAKQASKTMTALTTLLDNDDVAPRIPLLIKTMEQPSEQTLQNAIHALSQTTFVAIVTSPVLALLTPLLERSLNAPTTPQETLRRTVVVVENLTKLVHDPAEARTFLPKLKPGVQAVKDRASLPEVRELATRAMNVIDKAMGDSSLAAGSVAKTTAEDVLTVLEAKIKENGGLAVPSEHTLFELGKSYIAEMVREDVNARMHDRIPACVGPYLRGLLQDDKHEAVASAVQEHFIEEDHRKFGKPVPDDPNEVEIVNANFSLAYGGMLLLSHTNLRLLKGHRYGLCGRNGAGKSTLMRSIANEKLEGFPPQDVVRTCFVEHNQGEDADLSIIEYVSKDPKIAEAGQEHISRILLEFGFTDGPEGRQNQRVGSLSGGWKMKLALARAMLMKADVLLLDEPTNHLDVANVKWLQEYLKKHTDITSLIVSHDSGFLDEVCTDIYHYEGKKLVHYKGNLAAFVKQKPEAKSYYTLSSSMVQFKFPPPGILSGIKSNTRSILRMTNCSYTYPGASKPSLVDASLSLSLSSRVAIIGGNGAGKSTFIKMLTGETIPQTGKVEKHPNLRIGYIKQHALEHVEMHLEKTPSQYLQWRYANGDDREVFLKQTRILTEQDKAQMEKPVDLGDGRGPRRIEAIMGRQKWKKTFQYEVKWVGLLPKHNTMISRETLVELGFFKLVQEFDDHEASREGLGFRVLEPKAISKHFEDIGLDPEIANHNQISGLSGGQKVKVVLAGAMWNNPHLLVLDEPTNFLDRDSLGGLAVAIRDFKGGVVMISHNEEFVGALCPEQLHIADGRIVARTNTAVALDRFEDSAASSPQPGSTVANSAATSAAPSAVNSGAEDQGELKFKARKKKKMTRAQLKEREARRRLRHLEWLQSPKGTPKPPDTDDEAE
- the mcsA gene encoding putative citrate synthase Cit1, producing the protein MAMTMRSTRHASKLAQTARLALTNSRRYSTAEPDLKTALKAVIPAKRELFKQVKERSDEVIGEVKVANVIGGMRGLKSMLWEGSVLDPEEGIRFHGKTIKDCQKELPKGTSGTEMLPEAMFWLLLTGQVPSTNQVRAFSRELAEQSHLPQHILDLIKSFPRSMHPMTQLSIAVAALNTESKFAKAYEKGLSKADYWEPTFDDSISLLAKIPRVAALVFRPDEVDQVGTQALDASQDWSYNFAELLGKGGKENQDFHDLLRLYLALHGDHEGGNVSAHATHLVGSALSDPFLSYSAGLLGLAGPLHGLAAQEVLRWILAMQDKIGTKFTDDDVRNYLWDTLKSGRVVPGYGHGVLRKPDPRFQALMDFAATRPDVLANPVFQLVKKNSEIAPAVLTEHGKTKNPHPNVDAASGVLFYHYGFQQPLYYTVTFGVSRALGPLVQLIWDRALGLPIERPKSINLLGLKK